One Haloterrigena salifodinae DNA window includes the following coding sequences:
- the fen gene encoding flap endonuclease-1 encodes MGNAALRDIAVIEEFPFSEIEGVVAVDAHNWLYRYLTTTVKWTDSDVYTTSDGTEVANLVGIVQGLPKFFENDITPVMVFDGGPSELKEDEIESRRDQRRTYEEQLEVAREEGDQVAIAQLESRTQRLTPTIQETSRELLRRLDVPIVEAPAEGEAQAAHMVRRGDADYVGSEDYDALLFGSPLTLRQLTSKGDPELMDLEATLEHHDLTLEQLIDAAILIGTDFNEGVSGIGPKTAIKAITEHGDLWSVLEERGAHIEYGDRVRQLFRDPDVTDDYEFDTDLDPDLEAAREFVCEEWRVAEDEVDRGFERIEESAAQTGLDRWT; translated from the coding sequence ATGGGAAACGCTGCACTGCGAGACATCGCCGTTATCGAGGAGTTCCCCTTCTCCGAGATCGAGGGCGTCGTCGCCGTCGACGCCCACAACTGGCTCTACCGGTACCTGACGACGACGGTCAAGTGGACGGACAGCGACGTGTACACGACGTCCGACGGCACCGAGGTCGCCAACCTCGTCGGCATCGTCCAGGGGCTGCCCAAGTTCTTCGAGAACGACATCACGCCGGTGATGGTCTTCGACGGGGGCCCCTCCGAACTCAAGGAAGACGAGATCGAGTCCCGCCGCGACCAGCGTCGCACCTATGAGGAGCAACTCGAGGTCGCCCGCGAGGAGGGCGACCAGGTCGCCATCGCGCAACTCGAGTCACGGACCCAGCGGCTGACGCCGACGATCCAGGAGACCAGCCGCGAACTGCTCCGACGGCTCGACGTCCCGATCGTCGAGGCGCCCGCGGAGGGGGAAGCTCAGGCGGCCCACATGGTCCGCCGCGGCGACGCCGACTACGTGGGGTCGGAGGACTACGACGCCCTGCTGTTCGGCTCCCCGCTCACGCTGCGCCAACTGACGAGCAAGGGCGATCCCGAACTGATGGACCTCGAGGCGACCCTCGAGCACCACGACCTCACCTTAGAACAACTAATCGACGCGGCGATCCTCATCGGGACGGACTTCAACGAGGGCGTCTCGGGGATCGGTCCGAAGACGGCGATCAAAGCCATCACCGAGCACGGCGACCTCTGGAGTGTCCTCGAGGAGCGGGGCGCCCACATCGAGTACGGCGACCGGGTCAGACAGCTGTTCCGCGACCCCGACGTGACCGACGACTACGAGTTCGACACCGACCTCGATCCGGATCTCGAGGCCGCCCGCGAGTTCGTCTGCGAGGAGTGGCGCGTCGCGGAAGACGAGGTCGATCGCGGCTTCGAGCGCATCGAGGAGAGCGCCGCGCAGACGGGGCTGGATCGCTGGACCTGA
- a CDS encoding MEDS domain-containing protein: protein MSDEVERTDRRRASDRETRLEAPNLGSAFRGPVGSTDGRARSHDHLALLYESRDEQFDAAIPFVRRGLEDGERCLYLADETGRDEICDSLRDAGVDVDEALESDALVISDVEDAYLRDGSFDLEASLELLETFVAESTVDFEGARVTAEETWLLRAIEDADEFVALEARVNDRLRGENCTLLCQYDRERFPAPVLEDVIKTHPRLVSDGKVSENFYYTPPEAFFDGEKPAATVDRMIRTVHERTDAKTAVREHRNYLRELYETTADADLSFEERVERLLELGCERFDLRGGALAHLPTWDDNFRAEVTVGPDMGDLEGELPIQPTEGNFCRKAIDWDEPTAVPDVVAAGWDDDPVFEEFGFATYFGIRVTAGTEPYGTFWFYDTEPRDRPFTDAERTFLELIGQWISTELERRRREEFLRTSYEITSDPDLAFAAKIERLLEHGREWFGCDVGYFTAVDTETDRFEIVEAVGSHDRIRTSGGGSLSGTYCKKVVDAGESVGVHDAVDAGWEGGPAYDTYGLDAFLGTTLEVDGEQYGTLCFGSETPREGPFTETEYTFIDLISQWVSTELERRRDERTQRELYEITADPDRSFDQQLQAVLDLGCERFDMELGGVATVDPAADRFEVETTNGDHEYLTPGEPYPLSQTYCEAPIDEEGTRTITDPVETGFDGKLCYERFGIRAYLGTHLEIEGSPDRTFWFVSTEPREEFSEAERTLHHLMGQWVKYELDRQQYERDLEETVDRLQQSNDRLKQFAYAASHDLQEPLRMISSYLQLLENRYKDDLDVEAREFIDFAVDGADRMREMIDDLLAFSRVEHADGEFEPVDCTEVLDRVQDDLQLRIAENDVEILVDSLPTVRADVDQLEQLFSNLVSNGIKYNESAVPRVEVSAADRDDRWEFAVADNGIGIEPEKTERIFEVFKRLHHDDEYPGTGIGLSLCQEIAENHGGDIRVESEPDAGSTFYITLPKRNLE, encoded by the coding sequence ATGAGCGACGAGGTTGAACGAACCGACCGGCGACGCGCTTCGGATCGGGAAACGAGACTCGAGGCGCCGAATCTGGGGTCCGCGTTTCGCGGGCCGGTCGGGTCGACTGACGGTCGCGCCCGCTCGCACGACCACCTCGCGCTGCTCTACGAGAGCCGCGACGAGCAGTTCGACGCCGCGATTCCGTTCGTCCGGCGTGGACTGGAGGACGGCGAGCGGTGTCTGTACCTCGCCGACGAGACCGGCCGAGACGAGATTTGCGACTCGCTTCGCGACGCCGGCGTCGACGTCGACGAGGCGCTGGAATCCGACGCGCTGGTGATCTCCGACGTCGAAGACGCCTATCTGCGGGACGGCTCGTTCGATCTCGAGGCGTCGCTGGAGCTGCTCGAGACGTTCGTCGCGGAGTCGACCGTCGATTTCGAGGGGGCACGGGTGACCGCCGAGGAGACGTGGCTGTTGCGAGCGATCGAGGACGCCGACGAGTTCGTGGCGCTGGAAGCGCGGGTGAACGACCGCCTCCGCGGCGAGAACTGTACCCTTCTCTGTCAGTACGACCGCGAGCGGTTCCCCGCGCCCGTCCTCGAAGACGTCATCAAGACGCATCCCCGGCTCGTCTCCGACGGGAAGGTTTCGGAGAATTTCTACTACACGCCCCCCGAGGCGTTCTTCGACGGCGAGAAACCGGCGGCGACGGTCGACCGGATGATCCGGACCGTACACGAGCGCACCGACGCGAAGACGGCGGTCCGCGAACACCGGAACTACCTCCGCGAACTCTACGAGACGACGGCCGACGCCGATCTCTCCTTCGAGGAACGGGTCGAGCGACTGCTGGAACTGGGCTGCGAGCGATTCGACCTCAGGGGCGGCGCGCTGGCTCACCTCCCAACCTGGGACGATAACTTCCGGGCGGAAGTGACGGTCGGCCCCGACATGGGCGACCTCGAAGGGGAGTTACCGATCCAGCCCACCGAGGGAAACTTCTGCCGGAAGGCCATCGACTGGGACGAGCCGACCGCCGTCCCCGACGTCGTCGCCGCCGGCTGGGACGACGACCCCGTCTTCGAGGAGTTCGGCTTCGCGACCTACTTCGGCATCCGCGTCACCGCCGGCACCGAACCCTACGGCACGTTCTGGTTCTACGATACGGAGCCGCGCGACCGGCCGTTTACCGACGCCGAACGGACGTTCCTCGAGTTGATAGGACAGTGGATCAGCACCGAACTCGAGCGCCGCCGGCGCGAGGAGTTTCTCCGCACGAGCTACGAGATCACGTCGGATCCCGATCTCGCCTTCGCGGCGAAGATCGAGCGACTGCTCGAGCACGGCCGCGAGTGGTTCGGCTGCGACGTCGGCTACTTCACCGCCGTCGACACCGAGACCGATCGCTTCGAGATTGTCGAGGCGGTCGGCTCCCACGACCGGATCCGGACGAGCGGCGGCGGTTCGCTGTCGGGAACGTACTGCAAGAAGGTCGTCGACGCGGGCGAGTCGGTGGGCGTCCACGACGCCGTCGACGCGGGCTGGGAGGGCGGTCCCGCCTACGACACGTACGGGCTCGACGCCTTCCTCGGGACGACGCTGGAGGTCGACGGCGAACAGTACGGAACGCTGTGTTTCGGTTCGGAAACGCCCCGAGAGGGGCCGTTCACCGAGACGGAGTACACGTTCATCGACCTGATCAGCCAGTGGGTCAGCACCGAACTCGAGCGCCGGCGAGACGAGCGAACCCAGCGGGAACTGTACGAGATCACCGCCGATCCGGACCGATCGTTCGACCAGCAACTCCAGGCGGTCCTGGACCTGGGCTGCGAGCGATTCGACATGGAACTGGGCGGGGTCGCGACGGTCGACCCGGCGGCCGATCGGTTCGAGGTCGAGACCACGAACGGCGACCACGAGTACCTCACGCCGGGCGAGCCGTACCCCCTCTCCCAGACGTATTGCGAGGCGCCCATCGACGAGGAAGGAACCCGTACGATTACCGATCCCGTCGAGACGGGATTCGACGGCAAACTGTGCTACGAGCGCTTCGGAATCCGGGCGTATCTCGGCACCCACCTCGAGATCGAGGGGAGTCCCGACCGGACCTTCTGGTTCGTCTCGACCGAGCCCCGCGAGGAGTTCTCGGAGGCCGAACGCACGTTACACCACCTGATGGGCCAGTGGGTGAAGTACGAACTTGACCGCCAGCAGTACGAACGGGACCTCGAGGAGACGGTCGACCGGCTCCAGCAGTCCAACGATCGGCTCAAGCAGTTCGCCTACGCCGCCTCCCACGACCTCCAGGAGCCCCTGCGGATGATCTCGAGCTACCTGCAACTGCTCGAGAACCGATATAAGGACGACCTCGACGTCGAGGCCCGGGAGTTTATCGATTTCGCGGTCGACGGCGCCGACCGCATGCGCGAGATGATCGACGATCTGCTGGCCTTCTCGCGGGTCGAACACGCCGACGGCGAGTTCGAGCCGGTCGACTGTACCGAAGTGTTGGATCGCGTCCAGGACGATCTGCAGCTACGGATCGCAGAGAACGACGTCGAGATCCTCGTCGACTCGCTGCCGACGGTCCGCGCTGACGTCGACCAACTCGAGCAACTGTTCAGCAACCTCGTTTCGAATGGGATCAAGTACAACGAGAGCGCGGTGCCCCGGGTCGAGGTGAGCGCCGCGGACCGGGACGACCGCTGGGAGTTCGCGGTCGCCGACAACGGAATCGGCATCGAGCCGGAGAAGACCGAGCGCATCTTCGAGGTGTTCAAGCGCCTCCACCACGACGACGAGTATCCGGGCACCGGGATCGGCCTCTCGCTGTGCCAGGAGATCGCCGAGAATCACGGCGGCGATATTCGCGTCGAGTCCGAACCCGACGCGGGGTCGACGTTCTACATCACGCTCCCGAAACGAAACCTCGAGTGA
- a CDS encoding zinc-dependent alcohol dehydrogenase family protein — MRAYEVQTATSDYEGVVQVDRERPEPDANEALVRLRAASLNYRDLAIANADLAYPGASLPVVPLSDGAGEVVAVGDDVDRLAEDDRVATPFAPDWIAGEGTREKMARTTGGNVDGALAEYAVFPAESLAVLPDHLSYEQGATLSCAGLTAWRALVEDGSLTAGETVLALGTGGVSTFALQFATLQGADVFVTSSSDEKLEVARDLGAEWTLNYEETPDWGEAVRERTDGGVDHVIEVGGPGTLERSLEAAAVNGHVHLIGVLSGQDGRIQPGPMLHKALTVEGVMGVGSRAMFDRMNRAMAAAEMEPVVDRVFGFDEVREAYRYLEAGEHQGKIAISIE; from the coding sequence ATGCGAGCCTACGAAGTCCAGACCGCCACGAGCGATTACGAGGGAGTCGTGCAGGTCGACCGCGAGCGTCCCGAACCGGACGCCAACGAGGCGCTCGTTCGCCTTCGGGCGGCCTCGCTCAACTACCGCGATCTGGCGATCGCGAACGCCGACCTCGCCTATCCGGGCGCCTCGCTTCCGGTCGTCCCGCTTTCCGACGGCGCCGGCGAGGTCGTCGCGGTCGGCGACGACGTCGATCGCCTCGCCGAGGACGATCGCGTCGCGACGCCCTTCGCGCCCGACTGGATCGCGGGGGAGGGCACGCGCGAGAAGATGGCCCGAACCACCGGCGGCAACGTCGACGGCGCGCTCGCCGAGTACGCCGTCTTCCCGGCCGAGAGCCTCGCCGTCCTGCCCGACCACCTCTCTTACGAGCAGGGGGCGACGCTGTCGTGTGCCGGCCTCACGGCGTGGCGCGCGCTCGTCGAGGACGGCAGCCTCACCGCCGGCGAAACCGTCCTCGCGCTCGGCACCGGCGGCGTCTCCACCTTCGCCCTCCAGTTCGCGACGCTGCAGGGTGCCGACGTCTTCGTCACCTCCTCGAGCGACGAGAAACTCGAGGTCGCCCGCGATCTGGGCGCCGAGTGGACGCTCAACTACGAGGAGACGCCCGACTGGGGCGAGGCCGTCCGCGAGCGAACGGACGGCGGCGTCGACCACGTGATCGAGGTCGGCGGGCCCGGTACGCTCGAGCGCTCGCTCGAGGCCGCGGCGGTCAACGGCCACGTCCACCTCATCGGCGTTCTCAGCGGCCAGGACGGGCGGATCCAGCCCGGACCGATGCTCCACAAAGCGCTGACCGTCGAGGGCGTGATGGGGGTCGGCAGCCGCGCGATGTTCGACCGGATGAACCGCGCGATGGCCGCCGCGGAGATGGAGCCGGTCGTCGATCGCGTCTTCGGGTTCGACGAAGTCCGCGAGGCCTACCGCTACCTTGAGGCCGGCGAGCACCAGGGGAAGATCGCGATCTCGATCGAGTGA
- a CDS encoding NAD(P)/FAD-dependent oxidoreductase, translated as MHVVVCGAGYAGLTLTKRLESSLPSDVDLTLVDESPDHLVQHELHRVIRRPGVANEIRLSLPGAVERATVRVARVEAIDRDERIVSLSDGRLEYDIAAICLGARTAYYGLEGVSEHGIPLKRLPHARRIRKRAREALRADDGSRIVVGGAGLSGVQVAGELAALAREEYGSASITLLEQRARVAPDFPEQFGRAVERALEDYGIEIRTGTAVTGADADGVRLESGERVPFDLFVWTGGIRGADALEGERPTVEADLRLGDRTVALGDAARVVDADGEAVPASAQAAVREARTAAENIERLVEARRDGVETFDPDLESFRFESPGWVVSVGDDAVATVGSRVLTGRAAKALKASVGVGYLSDVGDAGSAGRFAYREFVPERFRRR; from the coding sequence ATGCACGTCGTCGTCTGCGGCGCGGGCTACGCGGGGCTGACCCTGACGAAGCGACTCGAGTCGTCGCTCCCGTCCGACGTCGACCTCACGCTGGTCGACGAGTCGCCGGACCACCTCGTCCAGCACGAACTCCACCGGGTGATCCGCCGGCCCGGCGTGGCCAACGAGATCCGGCTCTCGTTGCCCGGCGCCGTAGAGCGGGCGACGGTTCGCGTCGCGCGCGTCGAGGCGATCGACCGGGACGAACGCATCGTGTCGCTCTCGGACGGTCGCCTCGAGTACGATATCGCGGCAATCTGTCTCGGCGCGCGGACGGCGTACTACGGGCTCGAGGGGGTCTCTGAACACGGAATTCCGCTAAAGCGTCTCCCGCACGCGCGCCGGATCCGAAAGCGAGCCCGCGAAGCGCTGCGGGCGGACGACGGAAGTCGAATCGTCGTCGGCGGAGCCGGCCTCTCCGGCGTGCAGGTCGCGGGCGAACTCGCCGCGCTGGCCCGCGAGGAGTACGGCTCGGCGTCGATCACGCTCCTCGAGCAACGAGCGCGGGTCGCGCCGGACTTTCCCGAGCAGTTCGGGCGAGCGGTCGAGCGCGCGCTCGAGGACTACGGAATCGAGATCCGAACGGGGACGGCCGTCACCGGAGCCGACGCGGACGGCGTTCGGCTCGAGTCGGGCGAGCGAGTTCCGTTCGACCTGTTCGTCTGGACCGGCGGCATTCGCGGCGCGGACGCCCTCGAGGGCGAGCGGCCGACCGTCGAAGCGGACCTGCGACTCGGCGATCGAACGGTTGCCCTCGGCGACGCTGCGCGGGTCGTCGACGCCGACGGGGAGGCGGTGCCGGCGAGCGCGCAGGCGGCCGTCCGCGAGGCTCGGACGGCGGCCGAGAATATCGAACGGCTCGTCGAGGCCCGTCGCGACGGCGTCGAGACATTCGATCCCGACCTCGAGTCGTTCCGATTCGAATCGCCAGGCTGGGTCGTCAGCGTCGGCGACGACGCCGTCGCGACGGTCGGCTCGCGGGTCCTTACGGGACGGGCGGCGAAGGCGCTGAAGGCGAGCGTCGGCGTCGGCTACCTCTCAGACGTCGGCGACGCCGGCAGCGCCGGACGGTTCGCCTATCGGGAATTCGTTCCGGAACGGTTTCGCCGCCGTTGA
- a CDS encoding HalOD1 output domain-containing protein produces MSDQVGSPDDRRPPSERVVEAVATASGTSPLDFEPTLYDAVDPEALDSLVRSGSDELRIQFRYGGRSVHITGNGRVDVSAPSEDDPSSEWIVFDE; encoded by the coding sequence ATGTCTGATCAAGTTGGTTCTCCCGACGACCGTCGTCCGCCGAGCGAGAGAGTCGTCGAAGCGGTGGCGACTGCGTCCGGGACGTCCCCGCTGGATTTCGAACCGACGCTCTACGACGCGGTCGACCCCGAGGCGCTCGATTCGCTCGTTCGATCCGGGTCGGACGAGCTCCGGATCCAATTCCGATACGGCGGCCGCTCCGTCCACATTACCGGAAACGGCCGCGTCGACGTCTCGGCACCGAGCGAGGACGATCCCTCGAGCGAGTGGATCGTCTTCGACGAGTGA
- a CDS encoding Lrp/AsnC family transcriptional regulator, with protein MVDLDRDDLAILHVLQDDARNATTEEIGAEVGLAASTVASRINGLEDRGVITGYRPAIDYEKAGFEQRTLLVGTISDEANEAAIVGDVSEVENVVSVRRLLADETDLHVELLTDTQQRVEAATDELHELGVEIVRTNVIVEERTRPFDQFGKKYTTDG; from the coding sequence ATGGTCGACCTCGACAGAGACGATCTAGCGATCCTTCACGTCCTGCAAGACGACGCCCGGAACGCGACGACCGAAGAGATCGGCGCGGAAGTCGGCCTCGCGGCGAGCACCGTCGCGTCGCGGATCAACGGCCTTGAGGACCGCGGCGTCATCACGGGGTATCGGCCCGCGATCGATTACGAGAAAGCCGGGTTCGAACAGCGAACGTTGCTCGTCGGCACGATCTCCGACGAAGCCAACGAGGCGGCGATCGTCGGGGACGTAAGCGAGGTGGAGAACGTCGTCAGCGTCAGGCGGTTGCTGGCCGATGAGACCGACCTCCACGTTGAACTCCTGACCGACACCCAACAGCGGGTGGAGGCGGCCACCGACGAACTCCACGAACTCGGTGTCGAAATCGTGCGGACGAACGTTATCGTCGAGGAGCGTACGCGGCCGTTTGACCAGTTCGGGAAGAAGTATACGACCGACGGCTGA
- the mvaD gene encoding phosphomevalonate decarboxylase MvaD, producing MKATAMAHPIQGLVKYHGMRDEIERLPYHDSISLCTAPSHTRTTVEFSMDYEEDTFVVDGEELDGRAYERVEAVVEKARSRSDAAHTVYPVRLESENSFPSNVGLGSSSSGFAAAAMALAEAAELDASRQEVSTIARVGSASAARAVTGAFSQLHTGLNDEDCRSRRIPSDLHEDLKIVVGLVPYHKETEDAHEEAADSHMFQARNAHIHGQIAEMRDALRNNEFDRTFELAEQDSLSLAATTMTGPSGWVYWQPATLKIFNTVRELREEEDIPVYFSTDTGASVYVNTTEEHVDEVEEAVSDCGVSTTVWDVGGPAKLLDEEKHLF from the coding sequence ATGAAAGCCACCGCCATGGCCCACCCGATTCAGGGGTTGGTCAAGTATCACGGGATGCGAGACGAAATCGAACGGCTCCCGTATCACGACAGTATCAGCCTCTGTACGGCGCCCAGTCACACCCGCACGACCGTCGAGTTCTCGATGGACTACGAGGAGGACACCTTCGTCGTCGACGGCGAGGAACTCGACGGACGGGCCTACGAGCGCGTCGAGGCCGTCGTCGAGAAGGCCCGCTCGAGGTCCGACGCGGCCCACACCGTCTACCCGGTTCGCCTCGAGAGCGAGAACAGCTTCCCCTCTAACGTCGGACTGGGATCCTCTTCCTCGGGCTTCGCCGCCGCCGCGATGGCGCTGGCCGAGGCCGCCGAACTCGACGCCTCGCGCCAGGAGGTTTCGACGATTGCCCGCGTCGGCTCCGCGTCGGCCGCCCGCGCGGTCACCGGCGCGTTCTCGCAGTTGCACACGGGTCTGAACGACGAGGACTGTCGATCGCGGCGCATTCCGAGCGACCTCCACGAGGACCTGAAGATCGTCGTCGGCCTCGTCCCATACCATAAGGAGACAGAGGACGCCCACGAGGAGGCCGCCGATAGCCACATGTTCCAGGCTCGCAACGCCCACATCCACGGCCAGATCGCCGAGATGCGCGACGCCCTGCGAAACAACGAGTTCGACCGCACCTTCGAACTCGCCGAACAGGACTCCCTCTCGCTGGCCGCGACGACGATGACCGGCCCCTCCGGGTGGGTCTACTGGCAGCCCGCCACCCTGAAGATTTTCAATACAGTGCGGGAGCTCCGCGAGGAGGAGGACATCCCCGTCTACTTCTCGACCGACACCGGCGCCAGCGTCTACGTCAACACCACCGAAGAGCACGTCGACGAAGTCGAGGAGGCCGTCTCGGACTGCGGCGTCTCCACTACCGTCTGGGACGTCGGCGGGCCCGCGAAGCTGCTGGACGAGGAAAAGCACCTGTTCTAG
- a CDS encoding ATP-binding protein, producing the protein MPSQNDSTSSVESTDEAETDVLEALLLDLWADESGRRTVALREALALEEGELDVDPDAVSDAPPAAETALSELRADIAETAAEVDALRTELDAAESTADLRTRLENTIEPRLEELSRRLTDLDERLAEQRTETEGIRSEFHSVRNSVESRVDDHDARLERTDDRLTDVEARLETVETSLDDRAAELEERIDGLVARLDRETVLLRSRLSKEVDRVDDDVAALEESVDERFEAVTASIERNLRTLRSTIDDDVETLSTDVDALETQLEALERDLEALREWRRSMQETSQ; encoded by the coding sequence ATGCCATCGCAAAACGATTCCACCAGTTCCGTCGAGTCGACGGACGAAGCCGAGACCGACGTCCTCGAAGCGCTGTTGCTCGACCTCTGGGCCGACGAGTCCGGTCGCCGGACGGTGGCGCTCCGCGAGGCGCTCGCGCTCGAGGAGGGCGAGCTCGACGTCGATCCGGATGCCGTTTCCGATGCGCCACCGGCCGCGGAGACCGCGCTGTCGGAGCTGCGGGCCGACATCGCGGAGACCGCCGCGGAGGTCGACGCGTTGCGGACGGAGCTCGACGCCGCCGAGTCGACGGCGGACCTGCGGACCCGCCTCGAGAACACTATCGAGCCCCGCCTCGAGGAACTCTCCCGCCGGCTCACGGACCTCGACGAGCGACTGGCCGAGCAGCGAACCGAGACGGAGGGGATTCGAAGCGAGTTCCACTCGGTACGCAACTCGGTCGAGTCGCGTGTCGACGACCACGACGCGCGCCTCGAGCGCACGGACGATCGACTGACTGACGTGGAGGCGCGCCTCGAGACCGTCGAGACGAGTCTCGACGACCGGGCCGCGGAGCTAGAGGAGCGAATCGACGGTCTCGTAGCCCGTCTCGACCGCGAGACCGTTCTGCTCCGCTCGCGGCTCTCGAAGGAGGTCGATCGCGTCGACGACGACGTCGCGGCCCTCGAAGAGTCGGTCGACGAGCGATTCGAGGCAGTGACGGCGTCCATCGAGCGCAACCTGCGGACGCTCCGCTCGACGATCGACGACGATGTGGAGACGCTGTCGACCGATGTCGATGCGCTCGAGACGCAACTGGAGGCCCTCGAGCGGGACCTCGAGGCCCTCCGGGAGTGGCGCCGGTCGATGCAAGAGACGTCTCAGTGA
- the nth gene encoding endonuclease III gives MGTPLESREAQAEEVVDRLEEAYPDSTISLRYSNRLELLIAVILSAQCTDERVNTETEHLFEKYDGAEDYANAPEEELAEDLNSITYYNSKAGYIKSSCQTILEEHDGEVPDTMDELTELSGVGRKTANVVLQHGHDVVEGIVVDTHVQRLSRRLGLTEEKRPEAIEQDLMGIVPEGYWQQFTHLCIDHGRATCTARNPDCSDCVLADICPSEKGDSEIDLASGEPW, from the coding sequence ATGGGAACCCCACTCGAGAGCCGCGAGGCGCAGGCCGAAGAGGTCGTCGACCGCCTCGAGGAGGCGTATCCGGACTCGACGATCTCGCTGCGGTACTCGAACCGGCTGGAGTTGCTGATCGCGGTGATCCTCTCTGCACAGTGTACCGACGAGCGCGTCAACACGGAAACGGAACACCTCTTCGAGAAGTACGACGGCGCCGAGGACTACGCCAACGCGCCGGAGGAAGAACTCGCGGAGGACCTGAACTCGATCACCTACTACAACAGCAAGGCGGGCTACATCAAGAGTTCCTGCCAGACGATCCTCGAGGAGCACGACGGCGAGGTGCCGGACACGATGGACGAGCTGACGGAGCTGTCGGGCGTCGGCCGGAAGACGGCCAACGTGGTCCTCCAGCACGGCCACGACGTGGTCGAGGGGATCGTCGTCGACACGCACGTCCAGCGGCTCTCGCGCCGGCTCGGCCTAACCGAGGAGAAGCGCCCGGAGGCGATCGAGCAGGATCTGATGGGGATCGTCCCCGAGGGCTACTGGCAGCAGTTCACCCACCTCTGTATCGACCACGGCCGCGCGACCTGCACCGCCCGCAACCCCGACTGCAGCGACTGTGTGCTGGCCGATATCTGTCCCTCGGAGAAGGGCGACAGCGAGATCGATCTCGCTTCCGGCGAGCCGTGGTAG
- a CDS encoding SPW repeat domain-containing protein yields MSDTPTDTNRDSTAAERAGHRNTLNTDTMQWLSALVAIIGLYVVASPFIFEATDQAIWNDTLVGTGIFLLAGYNFVRLSRDRLASVGVASLAVLLGLWLLVSPAVIDMGSSTLAAGTAASGLATAVLSAYNAYANNKADAPDRVGARA; encoded by the coding sequence ATGAGCGACACACCAACCGATACGAACCGGGACAGTACCGCAGCCGAGCGAGCCGGCCACCGAAACACCCTGAACACGGACACGATGCAGTGGCTGAGCGCCCTCGTCGCGATCATCGGGCTCTACGTCGTCGCCTCGCCGTTCATCTTCGAGGCGACGGACCAGGCGATCTGGAACGACACGCTCGTCGGGACGGGGATTTTCCTGCTGGCGGGCTATAACTTCGTCCGCCTCTCGCGGGATCGGCTGGCGAGCGTCGGCGTCGCGTCGCTGGCCGTCCTGCTCGGCCTCTGGCTGCTCGTCTCGCCCGCCGTAATCGACATGGGGAGCAGTACGCTGGCGGCCGGGACCGCGGCTTCCGGGCTGGCTACCGCCGTTCTCTCGGCGTACAACGCGTACGCGAACAACAAGGCTGACGCACCCGACCGAGTCGGCGCGCGTGCCTGA